Proteins from a single region of Drosophila biarmipes strain raj3 chromosome 3R, RU_DBia_V1.1, whole genome shotgun sequence:
- the LOC108031643 gene encoding trimethyllysine dioxygenase, mitochondrial, translating to MLLLKHPNTLQTLEVNEFWLRDHCRCGECLNLDTNQRRYDILDLPADVKPIEVKYEGIQLKVQWSDDHQSSYDLDFIFESQLEQLISRRSKSTILTPWNRSIILQNERHLRFSLPKLISSDEIVKSLVESLVRYGIVFIDDVAPTPNMTELALRTVFPLMKTFFGEMWTFSDKPDHADTAYTKLYLGSHTDNTYFCDAAGLQALHCIEHSGSGGENFFVDGLHVVQELQRRFPAAYDLLCRVEVPGEYIEKGEHHRHSAPIIQVDPLTQEFVQLRLNVYDRAVFDTIPQAEMTYFYASLRQLLKIVRDEEQQWSLKLCPGSIVLFDNWRVLHGRHAYTGSRTMSGSYVQRTDFLSKARVLGIIE from the exons ATGCTGCTCCTAAAGCATCCGAATACGCTCCAAACTCTGGAGGTCAATGAATTTTGGCTCCGTGATCATTGTCGCTGCGGGGAGTGTCTAAACCTGGATACCAATCAGCGGCGTTACGATATTTTGGATCTGCCAGCGGATGTAAAGCCCATAGAGGTCAAGTACGAAGGCATACAGTTAAAAGTGCAGT GGAGTGACGACCACCAGTCCAGCTATGACCTGGACTTCATATTCGAGTCCCAGCTGGAACAGTTGATAAGCCGGCGGTCGAAGTCCACTATTCTGACGCCCTGGAACCGCAGCATAATCTTGCAAAACGAGCGGCACCTGCGATTCTCGTTGCCCAAGCTGATTTCCAGTGATGAGATAGTCAAATCCCTGGTGGAATCTCTGGTCCGCTATGGCATAGTCTTCATCGATGACGTGGCACCCACGCCAAATATGACCGAGCTGGCACTGCGCACAGTTTTCCCCCTGATGAAAACCTTCTTTGGCGAAATGTGGACCTTCAGCGATAAGCCCGACCATGCTGATACCGCTTACACCAAGCTTTACCTGGGCTCCCACACGGATAATACCTATTTCTGCGATGCAGCTGGACTCCAGGCCCTACATTGCATCGAGCACTCGGGTTCGGGTGGGGAGAACTTCTTTGTGGATGGTCTGCATGTGGTGCAGGAGCTGCAACGTCGTTTTCCCGCCGCCTATGATTTGCTGTGCAGGGTTGAGGTTCCTGGGGAGTATATAGAAAAGGGCGAGCATCATCGCCACTCGGCTCCTATTATACAAGTGGATCCCCTGACTCAGGAATTCGTTCAGCTCAGACTGAATGtctacgatcgggctgtgttcgATACCATTCCACAAGCAGAGATGACCTACTTCTATGCCAGTCTTCGTCAGCTCTTGAAAATTGTCAGGGATGAAGAGCAGCAGTGGAGTCTGAAGCTGTGTCCCGGCAGCATCGTGCTGTTCGATAACTGGAGAGTGCTCCATGGCCGCCATGCTTACACAGGAAGTCGCACCATGTCGGGATCCTATGTGCAGCGTACCGACTTTCTCAGCAAGGCTCGCGTCTTGGGCATTAtcgaataa
- the LOC108031645 gene encoding serine/threonine-protein phosphatase 2A regulatory subunit B'' subunit gamma-like isoform X2 yields MKWEMCSVEPFNNGVVKETELKDNGTKDHPSYKAIPKFFDPPPKPEDKDRVLLLRREAHSLVLQDQAEGLLNTEELNELWRILEKHVTETIRSKRQLISLDDYLVVVSEVSAKCQKLLTVGLFFELMQSSNYPDMLEIVSIYNHIVRRISIVQGRIGLSSYDGFGQGYLSESDLESFITDIIPKLAQIRDCMQPSFERFYVCTVVKKIFFFLDHLHMRRIRIRDIVSSGLLSQLLELHDKTNSKEREKKGATNCFSMPAIFAVYENYLDLDKDHDGMLSREELSKYGSGSLTSIFLDRAFEMCRTYGGKMDYKSFLDFHFAMENRKCLPALHYIFRILDINQQGYLTAQTLRYFYDGIEVRFKTLKAEAVNFQDLKDEIFDMVGPKDPLNITLKDLINSGQGETVLSILIEFDKFLAHENREGNPQNV; encoded by the exons ATGAAGTGGGAAATGTGCTCCGTCGAGCCTTTCAATAATGGTGTAGTAAAAGAAACAGAACTTAAAGATAATGGCACCAAGGATCACCCTTCGTATAAAGCAATACCTAAATTCTTCGATCCCCCACCTAAACCAGAGGATAAAGACcgagtgttgctgctgcgtcGAGAGGCCCATTCGCTTGTCCTACAGGATCAGGCGGAGGGGCTTCTTAACACCGAGGAGCTGAATGAACTGTGGAGGATCCTTGAAAAGCATGTGACCGAAACTATAAGATCGAAACGACAACTGATCAGCTTGGATGATTATTTGGTAGTCGTTTCGGAAGTAAGCGCTAAGTGTCAAAAGTTATTAACTGTGGGACTCTTTTTCGAACTGATGCAATCCTCTAACTATCCCGACATGCTGGAAATCGTCTcaatttataaccatatagtACGAAGGATATCAATCGTCCAAGGACGCATTGGGCTTTCCTCTTACGATGGTTTTGGGCAAGGATATTTAAGTGAAAGCGATCTGGAGAGTTTTATAACAGATATTATACCAAAGTTGGCACAAATCCGAGATTGTATGCAGCCCTCATTCGAAAGATTTTATGTGTGTACGGTGGTGAAGAAGATATTCTTCTTTCTAGACCATCTTCATATGCGTCGCATTCGAATTAGGGATATTGTATCCTCGGGATTGCTATCGCAGCTACTAGAGCTACATGATAAGACAAACTCCAAAGAACGAGAGAAAAAGGGGGCAACGAACTGCTTTTCAATGCCTGCTATCTTTGCGGTTTACGAAAACTATCTTGATTTAGACAAAGATCATGATGGTATGTTGAGCAGAGAAGAGTTGTCTAAATACGGTTCTGGTAGCCTAACTTCCATTTTTCTGGATCGGGCATTCGAGATGTGTCGTACTTATGGTGGAAAAATGGATTACAAATCCTTTCTCGACTTCCACTTTGCAATGGAAAATCGAAAA TGTCTTCCAGCCCTGCACTATATTTTCCGTATCCTAGACATAAATCAGCAGGGGTATTTGACagcccaaaccttgcgatacTTCTACGATGGCATTGAAGTGCGCTTTAAAACTTTGAAGGCGGAGGCTGTGAACTTTCAGGACCTCAAGGATGAGATATTTGACATGGTCGGGCCCAAGGATCCGCTCAATATAACCCTCAAAGATTTGATCAACAG CGGGCAAGGCGAGACCGTGCTCTCCATACTAATTGAATTCGATAAATTCTTGGCCCACGAGAACCGTGAGGGGAATCCACAGAATGTTTAA
- the LOC108031645 gene encoding serine/threonine-protein phosphatase 2A regulatory subunit B'' subunit gamma-like isoform X3, giving the protein MKWEMCSVEPFNNGVVKETELKDNGTKDHPSYKAIPKFFDPPPKPEDKDRVLLLRREAHSLVLQDQAEGLLNTEELNELWRILEKHVTETIRSKRQLISLDDYLVVVSEVSAKCQKLLTVGLFFELMQSSNYPDMLEIVSIYNHIVRRISIVQGRIGLSSYDGFGQGYLSESDLESFITDIIPKLAQIRDCMQPSFERFYVCTVVKKIFFFLDHLHMRRIRIRDIVSSGLLSQLLELHDKTNSKEREKKGATNCFSMPAIFAVYENYLDLDKDHDGMLSREELSKYGSGSLTSIFLDRAFEMCRTYGGKMDYKSFLDFHFAMENRKPCTIFSVS; this is encoded by the exons ATGAAGTGGGAAATGTGCTCCGTCGAGCCTTTCAATAATGGTGTAGTAAAAGAAACAGAACTTAAAGATAATGGCACCAAGGATCACCCTTCGTATAAAGCAATACCTAAATTCTTCGATCCCCCACCTAAACCAGAGGATAAAGACcgagtgttgctgctgcgtcGAGAGGCCCATTCGCTTGTCCTACAGGATCAGGCGGAGGGGCTTCTTAACACCGAGGAGCTGAATGAACTGTGGAGGATCCTTGAAAAGCATGTGACCGAAACTATAAGATCGAAACGACAACTGATCAGCTTGGATGATTATTTGGTAGTCGTTTCGGAAGTAAGCGCTAAGTGTCAAAAGTTATTAACTGTGGGACTCTTTTTCGAACTGATGCAATCCTCTAACTATCCCGACATGCTGGAAATCGTCTcaatttataaccatatagtACGAAGGATATCAATCGTCCAAGGACGCATTGGGCTTTCCTCTTACGATGGTTTTGGGCAAGGATATTTAAGTGAAAGCGATCTGGAGAGTTTTATAACAGATATTATACCAAAGTTGGCACAAATCCGAGATTGTATGCAGCCCTCATTCGAAAGATTTTATGTGTGTACGGTGGTGAAGAAGATATTCTTCTTTCTAGACCATCTTCATATGCGTCGCATTCGAATTAGGGATATTGTATCCTCGGGATTGCTATCGCAGCTACTAGAGCTACATGATAAGACAAACTCCAAAGAACGAGAGAAAAAGGGGGCAACGAACTGCTTTTCAATGCCTGCTATCTTTGCGGTTTACGAAAACTATCTTGATTTAGACAAAGATCATGATGGTATGTTGAGCAGAGAAGAGTTGTCTAAATACGGTTCTGGTAGCCTAACTTCCATTTTTCTGGATCGGGCATTCGAGATGTGTCGTACTTATGGTGGAAAAATGGATTACAAATCCTTTCTCGACTTCCACTTTGCAATGGAAAATCGAAAA CCCTGCACTATATTTTCCGTATCCTAG
- the LOC108031645 gene encoding serine/threonine-protein phosphatase 2A regulatory subunit B'' subunit gamma-like isoform X1 → MKWEMCSVEPFNNGVVKETELKDNGTKDHPSYKAIPKFFDPPPKPEDKDRVLLLRREAHSLVLQDQAEGLLNTEELNELWRILEKHVTETIRSKRQLISLDDYLVVVSEVSAKCQKLLTVGLFFELMQSSNYPDMLEIVSIYNHIVRRISIVQGRIGLSSYDGFGQGYLSESDLESFITDIIPKLAQIRDCMQPSFERFYVCTVVKKIFFFLDHLHMRRIRIRDIVSSGLLSQLLELHDKTNSKEREKKGATNCFSMPAIFAVYENYLDLDKDHDGMLSREELSKYGSGSLTSIFLDRAFEMCRTYGGKMDYKSFLDFHFAMENRKSLKCLPALHYIFRILDINQQGYLTAQTLRYFYDGIEVRFKTLKAEAVNFQDLKDEIFDMVGPKDPLNITLKDLINSGQGETVLSILIEFDKFLAHENREGNPQNV, encoded by the exons ATGAAGTGGGAAATGTGCTCCGTCGAGCCTTTCAATAATGGTGTAGTAAAAGAAACAGAACTTAAAGATAATGGCACCAAGGATCACCCTTCGTATAAAGCAATACCTAAATTCTTCGATCCCCCACCTAAACCAGAGGATAAAGACcgagtgttgctgctgcgtcGAGAGGCCCATTCGCTTGTCCTACAGGATCAGGCGGAGGGGCTTCTTAACACCGAGGAGCTGAATGAACTGTGGAGGATCCTTGAAAAGCATGTGACCGAAACTATAAGATCGAAACGACAACTGATCAGCTTGGATGATTATTTGGTAGTCGTTTCGGAAGTAAGCGCTAAGTGTCAAAAGTTATTAACTGTGGGACTCTTTTTCGAACTGATGCAATCCTCTAACTATCCCGACATGCTGGAAATCGTCTcaatttataaccatatagtACGAAGGATATCAATCGTCCAAGGACGCATTGGGCTTTCCTCTTACGATGGTTTTGGGCAAGGATATTTAAGTGAAAGCGATCTGGAGAGTTTTATAACAGATATTATACCAAAGTTGGCACAAATCCGAGATTGTATGCAGCCCTCATTCGAAAGATTTTATGTGTGTACGGTGGTGAAGAAGATATTCTTCTTTCTAGACCATCTTCATATGCGTCGCATTCGAATTAGGGATATTGTATCCTCGGGATTGCTATCGCAGCTACTAGAGCTACATGATAAGACAAACTCCAAAGAACGAGAGAAAAAGGGGGCAACGAACTGCTTTTCAATGCCTGCTATCTTTGCGGTTTACGAAAACTATCTTGATTTAGACAAAGATCATGATGGTATGTTGAGCAGAGAAGAGTTGTCTAAATACGGTTCTGGTAGCCTAACTTCCATTTTTCTGGATCGGGCATTCGAGATGTGTCGTACTTATGGTGGAAAAATGGATTACAAATCCTTTCTCGACTTCCACTTTGCAATGGAAAATCGAAAA TCCTTAAAGTGTCTTCCAGCCCTGCACTATATTTTCCGTATCCTAGACATAAATCAGCAGGGGTATTTGACagcccaaaccttgcgatacTTCTACGATGGCATTGAAGTGCGCTTTAAAACTTTGAAGGCGGAGGCTGTGAACTTTCAGGACCTCAAGGATGAGATATTTGACATGGTCGGGCCCAAGGATCCGCTCAATATAACCCTCAAAGATTTGATCAACAG CGGGCAAGGCGAGACCGTGCTCTCCATACTAATTGAATTCGATAAATTCTTGGCCCACGAGAACCGTGAGGGGAATCCACAGAATGTTTAA
- the LOC108031644 gene encoding eukaryotic translation initiation factor 3 subunit G-2 produces the protein MKSFNTSWADEVEADYVDGLPPSNEYIEGDYKYVTEYKFNEDGKKVKVVRTFKIEKQIVPKAVARRRSWVKFGDSRLDKPGPNSQTTMASEEIFMQFIGSKEFEQSHETQLDAGKNIAKCRICNGEHWSVNCPYKGTSMDSKTLMESKANAAAAAAINDPSKTGKYVPPFMKDGGVGASGKNWGRERDDSSAVRISNLSESMTEADLEELVKKIGPHTKMYLAREKNTGLCKGFAYVHFKFRQDAAAAIEILNGHGYDHLILCVEWSKPQP, from the coding sequence ATGAAATCCTTCAATACATCCTGGGCCGATGAGGTGGAGGCTGACTACGTGGATGGTCTGCCGCCTTCGAACGAGTACATCGAGGGCGACTACAAGTACGTGACGGAGTACAAGTTCAACGAGGACGGCAAGAAGGTGAAGGTGGTGCGCACCTTCAAGATCGAGAAGCAGATCGTACCGAAGGCGGTGGCCCGTCGTCGCAGCTGGGTGAAGTTCGGGGACTCCCGCTTGGACAAGCCCGGACCCAATTCCCAGACGACCATGGCCTCCGAGGAGATCTTTATGCAGTTCATCGGCTCCAAGGAGTTCGAGCAATCGCACGAAACGCAGCTGGATGCCGGCAAGAACATCGCCAAGTGCCGCATTTGCAATGGCGAGCACTGGAGTGTCAACTGTCCCTACAAAGGCACCTCCATGGACAGCAAGACCCTGATGGAGAGCAAGGCCAAcgcggcggctgctgctgccatcAACGATCCCAGCAAGACGGGCAAATATGTGCCGCCCTTCATGAAGGACGGCGGGGTCGGGGCCTCCGGCAAGAACTGGGGTCGCGAACGGGACGATTCGTCGGCGGTTCGCATATCAAACCTATCCGAGTCCATGACCGAGGCCGATCTGGAGGAGCTAGTGAAGAAAATCGGACCCCACACCAAGATGTATCTGGCCCGCGAAAAGAACACCGGCCTCTGTAAGGGATTCGCCTATGTGCACTTCAAGTTTCGCCAGGATGCAGCTGCCGCCATTGAAATCCTTAATGGCCATGGCTACGACCACTTGATCCTGTGCGTCGAGTGGTCCAAGCCCCAGCCGTAA